A stretch of Prunus dulcis chromosome 6, ALMONDv2, whole genome shotgun sequence DNA encodes these proteins:
- the LOC117630516 gene encoding glycine-rich protein 5-like — protein MKMETWTIIVTVMFVAFAVMIALSLFFGRRTSVPHGGTGGGGGGGLGGGAHINNDVEANIGIGTDFGGGAGFGDGGIGGGAGFGGGGDFGGGGGGGGGGHVGSAC, from the coding sequence ATGAAGATGGAGACGTGGACAATCATAGTCACAGTTATGTTTGTTGCCTTTGCTGTAATGATCGCTTTGAGTTTGTTTTTCGGAAGGCGTACAAGTGTCCCCCATGGTGGTACTGgcggtggtggaggtggaggccTAGGCGGTGGAGCCCATATTAATAACGACGTTGAAGCCAATATTGGCATTGGAACAGACTTTGGCGGTGGAGCTGGTTTTGGTGACGGCGGCATAGGAGGTGGAGCTGGTTTTGGCGGTGGAGGTgattttggtggtggtggtggtggaggggGAGGAGGACATGTTGGCAGTGCATGTTAA
- the LOC117632819 gene encoding PRA1 family protein A1-like, producing MDWGNVTAEDLIDALREVDWSSPPRPLSEFFSKFTVPRSSSKWNSRLKCNLYYYRTNYFLLIIFVLGLAFLRRPLAIVAALLTALSIAILNDSFAGTFSEKVSRTVRQFSPHLAAKMRPPLTPVIRGRPSAKRAIFICGRPRWVFVFIFSSVSFFLWFVSCGLLTVLWALAFGLLATLLHASFRTPNLKARLNTFREEFRAVWRNYSEL from the exons ATGGATTGGGGCAACGTTACGGCCGAGGATCTGATCGACGCACTCCGCGAAGTGGATTGGTCTTCTCCGCCTCGCCCTCTCTCTGAATTCTTCTCCAAGTTCACCGTCCCCAGATCCTCCTCCAAATGGAACAGCCGCCTCAAATGCAATCTCTACTA CTACAGGACCAACTACTTCCTTTTGATCATTTTCGTTCTTG GCTTGGCTTTTCTTCGGAGGCCGCTTGCTATTGTAGCTGCTCTTCTTACGGCACTCAGCATTGCGATTCTTAATGACAG CTTTGCAGGTACTTTTAGTGAGAAAGTATCGAGAACTGTGAGACAATTCTCTCCACATTTGGCTGCAAAGATGAGACCTCCTCTTAC GCCTGTAATTCGTGGACGTCCATCAGCTAAAAGAGCAATATTCATATGTGGCCGGCCTCGCTGGGTGTTTGTCTTCATATTCTCTTCTG TGAGTTTCTTTCTATGGTTTGTTTCCTGTGGTCTTTTAACTGTACTGTGGGCACTCGCCTTCGGACTGCTTG CCACTCTGTTGCATGCAAGCTTCAGAACACCTAACTTGAAAGCACGCCTGAACACTTTCCGTGAGGAATTTCGTGCAGTGTGGCGCAACTATAGTGAGCTGTAG